Genomic window (Planococcus sp. MSAK28401):
CTGCTTGGCATTGAACAATCACAGTTTTATCTGTGGCGACCTCATCCAGGCGGTTTTTCAAGGTACCGACCATGATGTGCTTGGCGTTATCGATATGGCCTTCATCAAATTCTGTCTGATTGCGGACGTCCAGCACATAGGCCTCGCCTTTTTCGACCATTTCATTCGCTTCAGCTGGTGTCACATTCTCATATGTTGCCAAGTTTTCAGCTTGCTCCATAATTTTTTCCACTGGCGCATAACCGTAGACTTCGTCGATTCCGATTGAACGCAATGCAGTCAAAGCTTCGTCGAGCACTTTGGTATCGAGAAGAAGATAGAGCGGCTTGTTGTAATCAACGACCCAACCTGCCCAGTTAGTGAAGGAATTATTGAACGGGATGTTGATCGTTCCTTGGATATGGCCTTTACTATAAGCATCTGCTGGGCGCATATCGAGTACTTGTTTGCCTTCTGCAAGCAGCGCTTCGATATCTGTGGCTGATGTGATTTCTTTTGGTTTCGGCAAGTCTTTGATCAACTGCGGCCCGACTTTATTGACCGATTTCATCACCGCGAAATAATACGGCGGTTCCGGCTGGCCTTCAAGCAAAGCTTTCTTGAAGGAAGCTTCATCATCGAATTGCATCGCCCAGTTAAAGGCTTTTTCGTAACCGACTGTCGTCGATGGCACCGCGCCGAGTGATTTACCACAAGCGGATCCGGCACCATGTGCTGGCCAAACTTGCAAATAATCCGCAAGGGCCTTGAAACGTTCGATCGATTTGAACATCGCCACAGCACCGGACTCTGAAGTCCCTTGGATGCCTGCCGCTTTTTCAAGAAGGTCCGGGCGCCCGACGTCGCCGACAAAGACGAAGTCGCCAGTGAAAATGCCCATTGGCTTGTCCGCGGATCCGCCTTTATCCGTCAATAGGAAGGAAATGCTCTCTGGGGTATGGCCTGGCGTATGCATCACGTCAAAGATTAAATTGCCGATCTTAAACTGATCGCCCTCTTTCAATAATTGATGGCTGATTCCATCCAGGTTCAGATATTTCCAATCGGCATCGCCTTCATCCGAAATATAGAGCTTTGTCCCAAAACGGTCATTCAGTTCCCGTGAACCGGACACAAAGTCAGCATGGATATGCGTTTCAAGAGCGCCAACAATATTCAGTTTCTCTTTTTTCGCCAGTTCCTCGTATGCTGTGATATCGCGCATCGGATCAACG
Coding sequences:
- a CDS encoding MBL fold metallo-hydrolase → MLLRYFYDEKLAHASYVVGCQKTGEAVVVDPMRDITAYEELAKKEKLNIVGALETHIHADFVSGSRELNDRFGTKLYISDEGDADWKYLNLDGISHQLLKEGDQFKIGNLIFDVMHTPGHTPESISFLLTDKGGSADKPMGIFTGDFVFVGDVGRPDLLEKAAGIQGTSESGAVAMFKSIERFKALADYLQVWPAHGAGSACGKSLGAVPSTTVGYEKAFNWAMQFDDEASFKKALLEGQPEPPYYFAVMKSVNKVGPQLIKDLPKPKEITSATDIEALLAEGKQVLDMRPADAYSKGHIQGTINIPFNNSFTNWAGWVVDYNKPLYLLLDTKVLDEALTALRSIGIDEVYGYAPVEKIMEQAENLATYENVTPAEANEMVEKGEAYVLDVRNQTEFDEGHIDNAKHIMVGTLKNRLDEVATDKTVIVQCQAGARSAIAASVLKANGIDKLVNMTGGYSKWQQEVASVKQ